In Populus nigra chromosome 1, ddPopNigr1.1, whole genome shotgun sequence, one genomic interval encodes:
- the LOC133670185 gene encoding uncharacterized protein LOC133670185 isoform X4, whose product MLLPAEGIRMNSTMDDINLIQQAQRHHLVVRELGEEIDLEIGHGDDDHSFANTPIMGGRPREHSAEDNDEVKNMMASSQFSNEEQDVPKTQPVKRKKKVVKRWREEWADTYKWAYVDVKEGTARIFCSVCREYGRKHRRNPYGNEGSRNMQMSALEEHNNSLLHKEALRLQMASKDKIVVDKTIYVKALMSKTAGSIVEAALKRDPHEVEFIQSVQEAVHALDRVIAKNSHYVNIMERLLEPERMLVFRVPWVDDRGETHVNRGFRVHFNQALGPCRGGIRFHPSMNLSIAKFLGFGQTLKNALSPYRLGGAAGGSDFDPKGKTDNEIMRFCQSFMNEIYRYLGPDKDLPSEEMGVGTREMGYLLGQYRRLAGHFQGSFTGPRIFWSGSSLRTEATGYGLVFFVQLMLADMNKEIKGLRCAVSGSGKITMHVLEKLIAYGALPITVSDSKGYLVDEDGFDYVKISFLRDIKAQQRSLRDYSKTYARSKYYDEAKPWSERCDVAFPCGYQNEIDQSDAISLVNSGCRILVEGSNMPCTPEAVDVFKKANVLIAPAIAAGAGGVVAGELELNHECNLLNWSPEDFESKLQEAMKQIYQRALKAANDFGYQKESPEALVHGAVISAFLTIAQAMSDQGCV is encoded by the exons ATGTTGCTACCAGCTGAGGGGATAAGGATGAATTCCACGATGGATGATATTAACTTGATTCAGCAAGCACAGAGGCATCATTTGGTGGTCAGAGAGCTTGGAGAGGAGATCGATTTGGAAATTGGTCATGGAGATGATGACCATTCATTTGCTAACACTCCTATTATGGGTGGTCGACCACGAGAACATTCTGCTGAGGACAATGATGAAGTCAAGAATATGATGGCTTCTTCTCAATTTTCAAACGAAGAACAAGATGTGCCAAAGACACAACCagtaaaaaggaagaaaaaggtgGTCAAAAGATGGAGAGAGGAATGGGCAGATACCTACAAGTGGGCATACGTGGATGTGAAAGAAGGAACTGCAAGGATATTTTGCTCTGTTTGTAGAGAGTATGGGAGGAAGCATCGAAGAAATCCATATGGGAATGAAGGCAGTAGAAATATGCAGATGAGTGCACTGGAAGAGCATAACAATAGTTTGCTTCACAAAGAGGCTCTTCGTCTGCAGATGGCCTCCAAGGATAAGATTGTGGTCGATAAAACTATTTATGTAAAAG CTCTTATGTCAAAAACAGCTGGATCTATTGTTGAAGCTGCACTTAAAAGGGACCCTCATGAGGTTGAGTTCATACAATCAGTGCAGGAAGCTGTTCATGCTTTAGACAGAGTTATTGCAAAAAATTCTCA TTACGTCAACATCATGGAACGCTTATTAGAACCTGAACGCATGCTTGTTTTTCGAGTGCCTTGGGTGGATGACAGGGGTGAGACACATGTCAATCGAGGTTTTCGGGTGCATTTTAACCAGGCATTGGGTCCATGTAGGGGTGGTATTCGTTTCCACCCATCAATGAACTTAAGCATTGCCaagtttcttggttttggaCAG ACATTAAAGAATGCCTTATCGCCATACAGACTAGGAGGGGCTGCTGGTGGAAGTGATTTTGATCCAAAAGGAAAAACTGACAATGAG ATTATGCGCTTCTGCCAAAGTTTCATGAATGAGATCTATAGATATCTAGGTCCGGACAAG GACCTTCCATCAGAGGAGATGGGTGTTGGTACGAGAGAAATGGGGTATCTACTTGGACAATATAGACGCTTAGCAGGTCATTTTCAG GGAAGTTTTACAGGGCCAAGGATATTTTGGTCTGGCTCTAGCCTTCGAACTGAAGCTACTGGCTATGGGTTG GTTTTCTTTGTGCAGCTTATGCTTGCTGACATgaataaagaaatcaaaggaCTAAG ATGTGCTGTAAGTGGTTCTGGAAAGATTACAATGCATGTTCTAGAGAAGCTTATTGCTTATGGTGCCCTTCCGATCACAGTATCAG ATTCAAAGGGATATTTGGTGGATGAGGATGGATTTGATTATGTGAAAATATCTTTTCTCAGAGATATCAAAGCGCAGCAGAGAAGTTTGAG AGACTACTCAAAGACTTATGCTCGTTCTAAGTACTATGACGAAGCAAAACCTTGGAGTGAAAGGTGTGATGTTGCATTTCCTTGTGGTTACCAGAATGAAATCGATCAATCTGATGCCATTAGTCTGGTTAATTCAGGCTGTCGTATCCTCGTTGAAG GTTCAAACATGCCTTGTACTCCTGAAGCTGTTGATGTTTTCAAAAAAGCCAATGTTCTCATTGCTCCTGCTATAGCAGCTGGTGCTGGAGGG GTTGTTGCTGGGGAGCTTGAGTTAAACCATGAGTGCAATTTGCTGAACTGGTCACCTGAGGACTTTGAATCTAAATTGCAG GAAGCAATGAAACAGATCTACCAAAGAGCCCTGAAAGCAGCAAACGATTTTGGCTACCAAAAGGAGAGTCCTGA GGCGTTGGTGCACGGAGCTGTCATCTCTGCTTTTCTAACCATTGCTCAAGCTATGTCTGATCAAGGATGCGTATAG
- the LOC133670185 gene encoding uncharacterized protein LOC133670185 isoform X2, translated as MLLPAEGIRMNSTMDDINLIQQAQRHHLVVRELGEEIDLEIGHGDDDHSFANTPIMGGRPREHSAEDNDEVKNMMASSQFSNEEQDVPKTQPVKRKKKVVKRWREEWADTYKWAYVDVKEGTARIFCSVCREYGRKHRRNPYGNEGSRNMQMSALEEHNNSLLHKEALRLQMASKDKIVVDKTIYVKALMSKTAGSIVEAALKRDPHEVEFIQSVQEAVHALDRVIAKNSHYVNIMERLLEPERMLVFRVPWVDDRGETHVNRGFRVHFNQALGPCRGGIRFHPSMNLSIAKFLGFGQMLHYVMLSTLLQTLKNALSPYRLGGAAGGSDFDPKGKTDNEIMRFCQSFMNEIYRYLGPDKDLPSEEMGVGTREMGYLLGQYRRLAGHFQGSFTGPRIFWSGSSLRTEATGYGLVFFVQLMLADMNKEIKGLRCAVSGSGKITMHVLEKLIAYGALPITVSDSKGYLVDEDGFDYVKISFLRDIKAQQRSLRDYSKTYARSKYYDEAKPWSERCDVAFPCGYQNEIDQSDAISLVNSGCRILVEGSNMPCTPEAVDVFKKANVLIAPAIAAGAGGVVAGELELNHECNLLNWSPEDFESKLQIYQRALKAANDFGYQKESPEALVHGAVISAFLTIAQAMSDQGCV; from the exons ATGTTGCTACCAGCTGAGGGGATAAGGATGAATTCCACGATGGATGATATTAACTTGATTCAGCAAGCACAGAGGCATCATTTGGTGGTCAGAGAGCTTGGAGAGGAGATCGATTTGGAAATTGGTCATGGAGATGATGACCATTCATTTGCTAACACTCCTATTATGGGTGGTCGACCACGAGAACATTCTGCTGAGGACAATGATGAAGTCAAGAATATGATGGCTTCTTCTCAATTTTCAAACGAAGAACAAGATGTGCCAAAGACACAACCagtaaaaaggaagaaaaaggtgGTCAAAAGATGGAGAGAGGAATGGGCAGATACCTACAAGTGGGCATACGTGGATGTGAAAGAAGGAACTGCAAGGATATTTTGCTCTGTTTGTAGAGAGTATGGGAGGAAGCATCGAAGAAATCCATATGGGAATGAAGGCAGTAGAAATATGCAGATGAGTGCACTGGAAGAGCATAACAATAGTTTGCTTCACAAAGAGGCTCTTCGTCTGCAGATGGCCTCCAAGGATAAGATTGTGGTCGATAAAACTATTTATGTAAAAG CTCTTATGTCAAAAACAGCTGGATCTATTGTTGAAGCTGCACTTAAAAGGGACCCTCATGAGGTTGAGTTCATACAATCAGTGCAGGAAGCTGTTCATGCTTTAGACAGAGTTATTGCAAAAAATTCTCA TTACGTCAACATCATGGAACGCTTATTAGAACCTGAACGCATGCTTGTTTTTCGAGTGCCTTGGGTGGATGACAGGGGTGAGACACATGTCAATCGAGGTTTTCGGGTGCATTTTAACCAGGCATTGGGTCCATGTAGGGGTGGTATTCGTTTCCACCCATCAATGAACTTAAGCATTGCCaagtttcttggttttggaCAG ATGCTACATTATGTCATGCTCTCTACTTTGCTGCAGACATTAAAGAATGCCTTATCGCCATACAGACTAGGAGGGGCTGCTGGTGGAAGTGATTTTGATCCAAAAGGAAAAACTGACAATGAG ATTATGCGCTTCTGCCAAAGTTTCATGAATGAGATCTATAGATATCTAGGTCCGGACAAG GACCTTCCATCAGAGGAGATGGGTGTTGGTACGAGAGAAATGGGGTATCTACTTGGACAATATAGACGCTTAGCAGGTCATTTTCAG GGAAGTTTTACAGGGCCAAGGATATTTTGGTCTGGCTCTAGCCTTCGAACTGAAGCTACTGGCTATGGGTTG GTTTTCTTTGTGCAGCTTATGCTTGCTGACATgaataaagaaatcaaaggaCTAAG ATGTGCTGTAAGTGGTTCTGGAAAGATTACAATGCATGTTCTAGAGAAGCTTATTGCTTATGGTGCCCTTCCGATCACAGTATCAG ATTCAAAGGGATATTTGGTGGATGAGGATGGATTTGATTATGTGAAAATATCTTTTCTCAGAGATATCAAAGCGCAGCAGAGAAGTTTGAG AGACTACTCAAAGACTTATGCTCGTTCTAAGTACTATGACGAAGCAAAACCTTGGAGTGAAAGGTGTGATGTTGCATTTCCTTGTGGTTACCAGAATGAAATCGATCAATCTGATGCCATTAGTCTGGTTAATTCAGGCTGTCGTATCCTCGTTGAAG GTTCAAACATGCCTTGTACTCCTGAAGCTGTTGATGTTTTCAAAAAAGCCAATGTTCTCATTGCTCCTGCTATAGCAGCTGGTGCTGGAGGG GTTGTTGCTGGGGAGCTTGAGTTAAACCATGAGTGCAATTTGCTGAACTGGTCACCTGAGGACTTTGAATCTAAATTGCAG ATCTACCAAAGAGCCCTGAAAGCAGCAAACGATTTTGGCTACCAAAAGGAGAGTCCTGA GGCGTTGGTGCACGGAGCTGTCATCTCTGCTTTTCTAACCATTGCTCAAGCTATGTCTGATCAAGGATGCGTATAG
- the LOC133670185 gene encoding uncharacterized protein LOC133670185 isoform X3 encodes MLLPAEGIRMNSTMDDINLIQQAQRHHLVVRELGEEIDLEIGHGDDDHSFANTPIMGGRPREHSAEDNDEVKNMMASSQFSNEEQDVPKTQPVKRKKKVVKRWREEWADTYKWAYVDVKEGTARIFCSVCREYGRKHRRNPYGNEGSRNMQMSALEEHNNSLLHKEALRLQMASKDKIVVDKTIYVKAGSIVEAALKRDPHEVEFIQSVQEAVHALDRVIAKNSHYVNIMERLLEPERMLVFRVPWVDDRGETHVNRGFRVHFNQALGPCRGGIRFHPSMNLSIAKFLGFGQMLHYVMLSTLLQTLKNALSPYRLGGAAGGSDFDPKGKTDNEIMRFCQSFMNEIYRYLGPDKDLPSEEMGVGTREMGYLLGQYRRLAGHFQGSFTGPRIFWSGSSLRTEATGYGLVFFVQLMLADMNKEIKGLRCAVSGSGKITMHVLEKLIAYGALPITVSDSKGYLVDEDGFDYVKISFLRDIKAQQRSLRDYSKTYARSKYYDEAKPWSERCDVAFPCGYQNEIDQSDAISLVNSGCRILVEGSNMPCTPEAVDVFKKANVLIAPAIAAGAGGVVAGELELNHECNLLNWSPEDFESKLQEAMKQIYQRALKAANDFGYQKESPEALVHGAVISAFLTIAQAMSDQGCV; translated from the exons ATGTTGCTACCAGCTGAGGGGATAAGGATGAATTCCACGATGGATGATATTAACTTGATTCAGCAAGCACAGAGGCATCATTTGGTGGTCAGAGAGCTTGGAGAGGAGATCGATTTGGAAATTGGTCATGGAGATGATGACCATTCATTTGCTAACACTCCTATTATGGGTGGTCGACCACGAGAACATTCTGCTGAGGACAATGATGAAGTCAAGAATATGATGGCTTCTTCTCAATTTTCAAACGAAGAACAAGATGTGCCAAAGACACAACCagtaaaaaggaagaaaaaggtgGTCAAAAGATGGAGAGAGGAATGGGCAGATACCTACAAGTGGGCATACGTGGATGTGAAAGAAGGAACTGCAAGGATATTTTGCTCTGTTTGTAGAGAGTATGGGAGGAAGCATCGAAGAAATCCATATGGGAATGAAGGCAGTAGAAATATGCAGATGAGTGCACTGGAAGAGCATAACAATAGTTTGCTTCACAAAGAGGCTCTTCGTCTGCAGATGGCCTCCAAGGATAAGATTGTGGTCGATAAAACTATTTATGTAAAAG CTGGATCTATTGTTGAAGCTGCACTTAAAAGGGACCCTCATGAGGTTGAGTTCATACAATCAGTGCAGGAAGCTGTTCATGCTTTAGACAGAGTTATTGCAAAAAATTCTCA TTACGTCAACATCATGGAACGCTTATTAGAACCTGAACGCATGCTTGTTTTTCGAGTGCCTTGGGTGGATGACAGGGGTGAGACACATGTCAATCGAGGTTTTCGGGTGCATTTTAACCAGGCATTGGGTCCATGTAGGGGTGGTATTCGTTTCCACCCATCAATGAACTTAAGCATTGCCaagtttcttggttttggaCAG ATGCTACATTATGTCATGCTCTCTACTTTGCTGCAGACATTAAAGAATGCCTTATCGCCATACAGACTAGGAGGGGCTGCTGGTGGAAGTGATTTTGATCCAAAAGGAAAAACTGACAATGAG ATTATGCGCTTCTGCCAAAGTTTCATGAATGAGATCTATAGATATCTAGGTCCGGACAAG GACCTTCCATCAGAGGAGATGGGTGTTGGTACGAGAGAAATGGGGTATCTACTTGGACAATATAGACGCTTAGCAGGTCATTTTCAG GGAAGTTTTACAGGGCCAAGGATATTTTGGTCTGGCTCTAGCCTTCGAACTGAAGCTACTGGCTATGGGTTG GTTTTCTTTGTGCAGCTTATGCTTGCTGACATgaataaagaaatcaaaggaCTAAG ATGTGCTGTAAGTGGTTCTGGAAAGATTACAATGCATGTTCTAGAGAAGCTTATTGCTTATGGTGCCCTTCCGATCACAGTATCAG ATTCAAAGGGATATTTGGTGGATGAGGATGGATTTGATTATGTGAAAATATCTTTTCTCAGAGATATCAAAGCGCAGCAGAGAAGTTTGAG AGACTACTCAAAGACTTATGCTCGTTCTAAGTACTATGACGAAGCAAAACCTTGGAGTGAAAGGTGTGATGTTGCATTTCCTTGTGGTTACCAGAATGAAATCGATCAATCTGATGCCATTAGTCTGGTTAATTCAGGCTGTCGTATCCTCGTTGAAG GTTCAAACATGCCTTGTACTCCTGAAGCTGTTGATGTTTTCAAAAAAGCCAATGTTCTCATTGCTCCTGCTATAGCAGCTGGTGCTGGAGGG GTTGTTGCTGGGGAGCTTGAGTTAAACCATGAGTGCAATTTGCTGAACTGGTCACCTGAGGACTTTGAATCTAAATTGCAG GAAGCAATGAAACAGATCTACCAAAGAGCCCTGAAAGCAGCAAACGATTTTGGCTACCAAAAGGAGAGTCCTGA GGCGTTGGTGCACGGAGCTGTCATCTCTGCTTTTCTAACCATTGCTCAAGCTATGTCTGATCAAGGATGCGTATAG
- the LOC133670185 gene encoding uncharacterized protein LOC133670185 isoform X1, with the protein MLLPAEGIRMNSTMDDINLIQQAQRHHLVVRELGEEIDLEIGHGDDDHSFANTPIMGGRPREHSAEDNDEVKNMMASSQFSNEEQDVPKTQPVKRKKKVVKRWREEWADTYKWAYVDVKEGTARIFCSVCREYGRKHRRNPYGNEGSRNMQMSALEEHNNSLLHKEALRLQMASKDKIVVDKTIYVKALMSKTAGSIVEAALKRDPHEVEFIQSVQEAVHALDRVIAKNSHYVNIMERLLEPERMLVFRVPWVDDRGETHVNRGFRVHFNQALGPCRGGIRFHPSMNLSIAKFLGFGQMLHYVMLSTLLQTLKNALSPYRLGGAAGGSDFDPKGKTDNEIMRFCQSFMNEIYRYLGPDKDLPSEEMGVGTREMGYLLGQYRRLAGHFQGSFTGPRIFWSGSSLRTEATGYGLVFFVQLMLADMNKEIKGLRCAVSGSGKITMHVLEKLIAYGALPITVSDSKGYLVDEDGFDYVKISFLRDIKAQQRSLRDYSKTYARSKYYDEAKPWSERCDVAFPCGYQNEIDQSDAISLVNSGCRILVEGSNMPCTPEAVDVFKKANVLIAPAIAAGAGGVVAGELELNHECNLLNWSPEDFESKLQEAMKQIYQRALKAANDFGYQKESPEALVHGAVISAFLTIAQAMSDQGCV; encoded by the exons ATGTTGCTACCAGCTGAGGGGATAAGGATGAATTCCACGATGGATGATATTAACTTGATTCAGCAAGCACAGAGGCATCATTTGGTGGTCAGAGAGCTTGGAGAGGAGATCGATTTGGAAATTGGTCATGGAGATGATGACCATTCATTTGCTAACACTCCTATTATGGGTGGTCGACCACGAGAACATTCTGCTGAGGACAATGATGAAGTCAAGAATATGATGGCTTCTTCTCAATTTTCAAACGAAGAACAAGATGTGCCAAAGACACAACCagtaaaaaggaagaaaaaggtgGTCAAAAGATGGAGAGAGGAATGGGCAGATACCTACAAGTGGGCATACGTGGATGTGAAAGAAGGAACTGCAAGGATATTTTGCTCTGTTTGTAGAGAGTATGGGAGGAAGCATCGAAGAAATCCATATGGGAATGAAGGCAGTAGAAATATGCAGATGAGTGCACTGGAAGAGCATAACAATAGTTTGCTTCACAAAGAGGCTCTTCGTCTGCAGATGGCCTCCAAGGATAAGATTGTGGTCGATAAAACTATTTATGTAAAAG CTCTTATGTCAAAAACAGCTGGATCTATTGTTGAAGCTGCACTTAAAAGGGACCCTCATGAGGTTGAGTTCATACAATCAGTGCAGGAAGCTGTTCATGCTTTAGACAGAGTTATTGCAAAAAATTCTCA TTACGTCAACATCATGGAACGCTTATTAGAACCTGAACGCATGCTTGTTTTTCGAGTGCCTTGGGTGGATGACAGGGGTGAGACACATGTCAATCGAGGTTTTCGGGTGCATTTTAACCAGGCATTGGGTCCATGTAGGGGTGGTATTCGTTTCCACCCATCAATGAACTTAAGCATTGCCaagtttcttggttttggaCAG ATGCTACATTATGTCATGCTCTCTACTTTGCTGCAGACATTAAAGAATGCCTTATCGCCATACAGACTAGGAGGGGCTGCTGGTGGAAGTGATTTTGATCCAAAAGGAAAAACTGACAATGAG ATTATGCGCTTCTGCCAAAGTTTCATGAATGAGATCTATAGATATCTAGGTCCGGACAAG GACCTTCCATCAGAGGAGATGGGTGTTGGTACGAGAGAAATGGGGTATCTACTTGGACAATATAGACGCTTAGCAGGTCATTTTCAG GGAAGTTTTACAGGGCCAAGGATATTTTGGTCTGGCTCTAGCCTTCGAACTGAAGCTACTGGCTATGGGTTG GTTTTCTTTGTGCAGCTTATGCTTGCTGACATgaataaagaaatcaaaggaCTAAG ATGTGCTGTAAGTGGTTCTGGAAAGATTACAATGCATGTTCTAGAGAAGCTTATTGCTTATGGTGCCCTTCCGATCACAGTATCAG ATTCAAAGGGATATTTGGTGGATGAGGATGGATTTGATTATGTGAAAATATCTTTTCTCAGAGATATCAAAGCGCAGCAGAGAAGTTTGAG AGACTACTCAAAGACTTATGCTCGTTCTAAGTACTATGACGAAGCAAAACCTTGGAGTGAAAGGTGTGATGTTGCATTTCCTTGTGGTTACCAGAATGAAATCGATCAATCTGATGCCATTAGTCTGGTTAATTCAGGCTGTCGTATCCTCGTTGAAG GTTCAAACATGCCTTGTACTCCTGAAGCTGTTGATGTTTTCAAAAAAGCCAATGTTCTCATTGCTCCTGCTATAGCAGCTGGTGCTGGAGGG GTTGTTGCTGGGGAGCTTGAGTTAAACCATGAGTGCAATTTGCTGAACTGGTCACCTGAGGACTTTGAATCTAAATTGCAG GAAGCAATGAAACAGATCTACCAAAGAGCCCTGAAAGCAGCAAACGATTTTGGCTACCAAAAGGAGAGTCCTGA GGCGTTGGTGCACGGAGCTGTCATCTCTGCTTTTCTAACCATTGCTCAAGCTATGTCTGATCAAGGATGCGTATAG
- the LOC133670218 gene encoding uncharacterized protein LOC133670218: protein MTDYGQEQEMEIEALEAILMDEFKEIHSSESGLNTSNRCFLITISPQDDDTDESTDIPVQLGLVFSHTEKYPDEPPLLNVKSIRGIQADDLKTLKEKLEQEASENLGMAMVYTLVTSAKEWLSERYSQDASNEDIENEEAAKDDVIVPHGEPVTVETFLAWRERFEAELALERAKLMPESALTAPKEKKLTGRLWYESGKAKGAIAVNEGSDVEDEEEIDFDDDDFEDDEEDMLEHYLAEKSDSSHSSRKAA, encoded by the exons ATGACTG ACTATGGACAGGAGCAGGAGATGGAAATCGAAGCATTGGAAGCCATACTTATGGATGAGTTCAAAg AAATTCATTCTAGCGAGAGTGGCTTAAACACTTCTAATCGTTGCTTCCTAATAACAATATCTCCACAG GATGATGACACGGATGAGTCTACTGACATTCCAG TTCAGCTAGGTCTAGTTTTCTCCCACACTGAAAAGTATCCGGATGAACCTCCACTTTTGAACGTGAAGAG CATACGAGGTATCCAAGCAGATGATCTTAAAACTTTGAAGGAAAAGCTTGAGCAAGAG GCATCTGAAAATCTTGGTATGGCGATGGTCTACACACTAGTTACATCTGCTAAAGAGTGGCTGTCTGAAAGATACAGTCAAGATGCCAGCAATGAGGACATTGAAAATGAAGAGGCAGCAAAAGATGAT GTAATTGTACCACATGGAGAACCTGTTACTGTCGAGACATTTCTGGCTTGGAGAGAGAGATTTGAAGCAGAGTTGGCCCTTGAGCGAGCCAA GCTGATGCCTGAGTCTGCTCTCACAGCCCCAAAGGAGAAGAAGCTTACAGGCAGACTGTGGTATGAAAGTGGAAAAGCG AAAGGTGCTATAGCAGTCAATGAAGGATCTGACGTTGAAGACGAGgaagaaattgattttgatgacGATGATTTTGAAG atgatgaagaagatatGCTTGAGCACTATCTGGCGGAGAAATCTGACTCTTCTCACTCTTCAAGGAAAGCTgcttaa